A genomic segment from Streptosporangium roseum DSM 43021 encodes:
- a CDS encoding FAD-dependent monooxygenase, whose product MSYDVDVIVAGGGPVGLMLACELRLGGASVVVLERLTEVDPTIKAGSLNTPSVEALYRRGLLPGLQKAQEENLERFAAFMRQRLPEGEPAKAPPRFAGHFAGITLSADRLDPSDPDLNGHGPADLVGMVGQQQLEVLLAERAADLGVDVRRGVELTGFEADGDGVTVATGEGPLRGRWLVGCDGGRSAVRKLAGFDFPGTGPEITAHQAMVEMEGAEALGAGWHATPTGVYAHGPMPGRILTVEFGGTPVGRDTPVTADELQASIRNVSGADVVVTGVKTATRFTDNARQATTYRLGRVLLAGDAAHVHSPFGGQGLNLGLGDAVNLGWKLAATVRGWAPEGLLDTYTAERHPIGAWVLDWTRAQIALMRPDPHARALREVVTQLTETVAGTTHFVKKISGVWQHYDLPGDHPLVGGSAPDLELADGSRLADHLHGGGALLLDPAGELRVLVSGYDDRLRVVAEPVPGRAGLAGLLVRPDGVVAWAADTGQVDPGALEAALSAWLGAPAVAGAGARAARASA is encoded by the coding sequence GCCGGGGGCGGTCCCGTGGGGTTGATGCTGGCCTGCGAGCTGCGGCTCGGTGGCGCCTCGGTCGTGGTGCTGGAACGGCTGACCGAGGTGGACCCCACCATCAAGGCCGGGTCGCTGAACACGCCCAGCGTGGAGGCGCTCTACCGGCGCGGCCTGCTGCCCGGCCTTCAGAAGGCCCAGGAGGAGAACCTGGAGCGGTTCGCCGCGTTCATGCGGCAGCGGCTCCCGGAGGGGGAGCCCGCCAAGGCGCCGCCGAGGTTCGCCGGTCACTTCGCGGGGATCACGCTCAGTGCCGACCGGCTCGACCCGTCCGACCCCGACCTGAACGGACACGGCCCCGCCGATCTGGTCGGCATGGTCGGTCAGCAGCAGCTTGAGGTCCTCCTCGCCGAGCGCGCCGCCGATCTGGGAGTCGACGTGCGCCGGGGCGTGGAGCTGACCGGTTTCGAGGCCGACGGCGACGGGGTGACCGTCGCGACGGGCGAGGGGCCGCTCCGGGGGCGCTGGCTGGTCGGCTGCGACGGGGGCAGGAGCGCGGTCCGCAAGCTCGCCGGCTTCGACTTCCCCGGCACCGGCCCGGAGATCACCGCCCATCAGGCCATGGTGGAGATGGAGGGCGCCGAGGCGCTGGGGGCGGGCTGGCACGCCACCCCCACCGGCGTCTACGCGCACGGCCCGATGCCCGGCCGCATCCTCACTGTGGAGTTCGGTGGTACCCCCGTCGGCCGGGACACCCCCGTCACCGCCGACGAACTGCAGGCGTCGATCAGGAACGTCAGCGGGGCCGACGTCGTCGTGACCGGCGTCAAGACCGCGACCCGGTTCACCGACAACGCCCGCCAGGCGACCACCTACCGGCTCGGGCGGGTGCTGCTGGCCGGTGACGCCGCCCACGTCCACTCGCCCTTCGGCGGACAGGGCCTGAACCTCGGTCTCGGGGACGCGGTGAACCTCGGCTGGAAGCTCGCCGCCACCGTGCGGGGGTGGGCGCCGGAAGGGCTGCTGGACACCTACACCGCCGAACGCCACCCGATCGGCGCCTGGGTGCTGGACTGGACGCGCGCCCAGATCGCGCTGATGCGCCCCGACCCCCACGCCAGAGCGCTGCGCGAGGTGGTGACCCAGCTGACGGAGACCGTCGCCGGGACCACCCACTTCGTCAAGAAGATCTCCGGGGTCTGGCAGCACTACGACCTTCCCGGCGACCACCCGCTGGTCGGCGGCAGCGCGCCGGATCTCGAACTGGCCGACGGGTCCAGGCTCGCCGACCACCTGCACGGGGGCGGGGCGCTGCTGCTGGACCCGGCCGGAGAGCTACGGGTCCTGGTGTCCGGCTACGACGACCGGTTGAGGGTGGTCGCCGAGCCCGTCCCCGGACGGGCCGGGCTGGCGGGACTGCTCGTGCGGCCCGACGGCGTCGTCGCCTGGGCCGCCGACACCGGCCAGGTGGACCCCGGCGCGCTGGAGGCGGCCCTGTCCGCATGGCTCGGCGCGCCCGCCGTGGCG